A genomic segment from Microcoleus sp. FACHB-672 encodes:
- a CDS encoding GAF domain-containing sensor histidine kinase, producing the protein MAVLNTASRVFSNTEIILVQQVANQCAIALRQARLYQAAQAQVEELQKLSQLKDEFLSTVSHELRTPMSNMKMAIQMLEIAGGCKLSAFKTGNPVVSPSPTNFCNEKTARYLQILHDECEREISLINDLLDLQRLDAGVQALALETIDIQEWIPQIVRPFLDRTRNRHQGLEVHVEANLPPFMSDASSLERILAELLNNACKYTPPHEQITLSADVESGKMRLRVTNSGTEIPASELPHIFEKFYRVPSADPWKQGGTGLGLALVRKLIDHLEGKIHVESAAGQTCFTVELPLT; encoded by the coding sequence TTGGCTGTTTTAAACACAGCCAGCCGGGTTTTTAGCAACACAGAAATTATCTTGGTGCAGCAGGTGGCAAATCAATGTGCGATTGCACTGCGTCAAGCCCGACTTTATCAAGCAGCGCAAGCCCAAGTGGAGGAACTGCAAAAACTTAGCCAGCTCAAAGATGAGTTTCTCAGCACGGTTTCCCATGAATTGCGAACGCCCATGTCTAACATGAAAATGGCGATTCAGATGCTGGAGATTGCTGGAGGCTGCAAACTTTCAGCCTTCAAAACCGGCAACCCAGTCGTAAGCCCCTCACCTACAAATTTTTGCAATGAGAAAACCGCTCGTTACCTCCAAATCTTGCATGACGAGTGCGAACGAGAAATTAGTTTAATTAATGATTTGCTGGATTTGCAGCGACTTGATGCCGGTGTGCAGGCGCTGGCATTAGAAACGATTGATATTCAGGAGTGGATTCCTCAAATCGTGCGACCTTTTCTAGATCGAACTCGCAATCGGCACCAAGGGTTGGAGGTTCATGTAGAAGCCAACTTACCCCCCTTTATGTCTGATGCTTCCAGTCTGGAGCGCATTCTGGCAGAATTGTTAAACAATGCCTGCAAATATACTCCGCCCCACGAACAAATCACACTCAGTGCCGACGTGGAAAGCGGAAAAATGCGCTTAAGAGTTACCAATTCCGGGACAGAAATTCCTGCATCTGAACTGCCCCATATTTTTGAGAAGTTTTATCGAGTTCCGAGTGCAGATCCTTGGAAACAAGGCGGCACCGGCTTGGGCTTAGCGCTGGTGCGAAAACTGATCGATCATTTGGAGGGCAAGATTCACGTAGAAAGTGCTGCCGGTCAAACTTGCTTTACGGTAGAACTTCCCCTAACCTAA